A stretch of Canis lupus baileyi chromosome 7, mCanLup2.hap1, whole genome shotgun sequence DNA encodes these proteins:
- the RXRB gene encoding retinoic acid receptor RXR-beta isoform X2, producing the protein MSWAARPPFLPQRHAAGQCGPVGVRKEMHCGVASRWRRRRPWLDPAAAAAAAAAGEQQTPEPEPGEAGRDGMGDSGRDSRSPDSSSPNPLSQGAPPPSPPGLPLPPSSAPTLGGSGAPPPPPMPPPQLGSPFPVISSSMGSPGLPPPAPPGFSGPVSSPQINSTVSLPGGGSGPPEDVKPPVLGVRGLHCPPPPGGPGAGKRLCAICGDRSSGKHYGVYSCEGCKGFFKRTIRKDLTYSCRDNKDCTVDKRQRNRCQYCRYQKCLATGMKREAVQEERQRGKDKDGDGEGAGGAPEEMPVDRILEAELAVEQKSDQGVEGPGGTGGSGSSPNDPVTNICQAADKQLFTLVEWAKRIPHFSSLPLDDQVILLRAGWNELLIASFSHRSIDVRDGILLATGLHVHRNSAHSAGVGAIFDRVLTELVSKMRDMRMDKTELGCLRAIILFNPDAKGLSNPSEVEVLREKVYASLETYCKQKYPEQQGRFAKLLLRLPALRSIGLKCLEHLFFFKLIGDTPIDTFLMEMLEAPHQLA; encoded by the exons ATGTCTTGGGCCGCTCGCCCGCCCTTCCTCCCCCAGCGGCATGCCGCAGGGCAGTGTGGGCCGGTGGGGGTGCGAAAAGAAATGCATTGTGGGGTCGCCTCCCGGTGGCGGCGGCGACGGCCCTGGCTGGATcccgcagcggcggcggcggcggcagcagccgGAGAACAACAAaccccggagccggagccgggggAGGCTGGACGGGACGGGATGGGCGACAGCGGGCGGG ACTCCCGAAGCCCAGACAGTTCCTCCCCGAATCCCCTTTCCCAgggggctcctcccccttctccccctggGTTACCCCTCCCCCCTTCATCAGCCCCAACCCTTGGAGGCTCcggggccccacccccacccccgatgCCACCCCCCCAACTGGGCTCCCCCTTCCCAGTCATCAGCTCTTCCATGGGGTCCCCTGGTTTGCCCCCTCCAGCTCCCCCAGGATTCTCCGGGCCTGTCAGCAGTCCCCAG ATTAACTCAACAGTGTCGCTCCCTGGGGGTGGGTCTGGCCCCCCTGAAGATGTGAAGCCACCAGTCTTAGGggtccggggcctgcactgtccACCCCCTCCAGGTGGTCCTGGGGCTGGCAAAAGGCTGTGTGCAATCTGCGGGGACCGAAGCTCAG GCAAACACTATGGGGTTTACAGCTGTGAGGGCTGCAAAGGCTTCTTCAAGCGCACCATCCGTAAGGATCTGACCTACTCATGCCGGGACAACAAGGACTGCACCGTGGACAAGCGCCAGCGAAACCGCTGTCAGTACTGCCGCTATCAGAAGTGCCTGGCCACTGGCATGAAGAGGGAGG CAGTTCAGGAGGAGCGTCAGCGGGGGAAGGACAAGGAcggggatggggaaggggctgggggagcCCCGGAGGAGATGCCTGTGGACAGGATCCTGGAGGCAGAGCTTGCTGTGGAGCAGAAGAGTGACCAGGGCGTTGAGGGTCCTGGGGGAACCGGGGGTAGTGGCAGCAGC CCAAATGACCCTGTGACTAACATCTGTCAGGCAGCTGACAAACAGCTATTCACGCTTGTTGAGTGGGCGAAGAGGATCCCACACTTTTCCTCCTTGCCTCTGGATGACCAGGTCATATTGCTGCGGGCAG GCTGGAACGAGCTCCTCATTGCTTCCTTCTCCCACCGATCCATTGATGTCCGAGATGGCATCCTCCTTGCCACAGGTCTTCATGTGCACCGCAACTCAGCCCATTCTGCAGGCGTGGGAGCCATCTTTGATCG GGTGCTGACAGAGCTAGTGTCCAAAATGCGTGACATGAGGATGGACAAGACAGAGCTTGGCTGCCTGAGGGCAATCATTCTGTTCAATCCAG ATGCCAAGGGCCTTTCCAACCCTAGTGAGGTGGAGGTTCTGCGGGAGAAAGTGTATGCATCACTGGAGACCTATTGCAAGCAGAAGTACCCTGAGCAGCAGGGACG GTTTGCCAAGCTGCTGCTACGTCTTCCTGCCCTCAGGTCCATCGGCCTTAAGTGTCTAGAGCATCTGTTTTTCTTCAAGCTCATTGGAGACACCCCTATTGACACCTTCCTCATGGAGATGCTTGAGGCTCCCCACCAGCTGGCCTGA
- the RXRB gene encoding retinoic acid receptor RXR-beta isoform X3: protein MPQGSVGRWGCEKKCIVGSPPGGGGDGPGWIPQRRRRRQQPENNKPRSRSRGRLDGTGWATAGGINSTVSLPGGGSGPPEDVKPPVLGVRGLHCPPPPGGPGAGKRLCAICGDRSSGKHYGVYSCEGCKGFFKRTIRKDLTYSCRDNKDCTVDKRQRNRCQYCRYQKCLATGMKREAVQEERQRGKDKDGDGEGAGGAPEEMPVDRILEAELAVEQKSDQGVEGPGGTGGSGSSPNDPVTNICQAADKQLFTLVEWAKRIPHFSSLPLDDQVILLRAGWNELLIASFSHRSIDVRDGILLATGLHVHRNSAHSAGVGAIFDRSLSRVLTELVSKMRDMRMDKTELGCLRAIILFNPDAKGLSNPSEVEVLREKVYASLETYCKQKYPEQQGRFAKLLLRLPALRSIGLKCLEHLFFFKLIGDTPIDTFLMEMLEAPHQLA, encoded by the exons ATGCCGCAGGGCAGTGTGGGCCGGTGGGGGTGCGAAAAGAAATGCATTGTGGGGTCGCCTCCCGGTGGCGGCGGCGACGGCCCTGGCTGGATcccgcagcggcggcggcggcggcagcagccgGAGAACAACAAaccccggagccggagccgggggAGGCTGGACGGGACGGGATGGGCGACAGCGGGCGGG ATTAACTCAACAGTGTCGCTCCCTGGGGGTGGGTCTGGCCCCCCTGAAGATGTGAAGCCACCAGTCTTAGGggtccggggcctgcactgtccACCCCCTCCAGGTGGTCCTGGGGCTGGCAAAAGGCTGTGTGCAATCTGCGGGGACCGAAGCTCAG GCAAACACTATGGGGTTTACAGCTGTGAGGGCTGCAAAGGCTTCTTCAAGCGCACCATCCGTAAGGATCTGACCTACTCATGCCGGGACAACAAGGACTGCACCGTGGACAAGCGCCAGCGAAACCGCTGTCAGTACTGCCGCTATCAGAAGTGCCTGGCCACTGGCATGAAGAGGGAGG CAGTTCAGGAGGAGCGTCAGCGGGGGAAGGACAAGGAcggggatggggaaggggctgggggagcCCCGGAGGAGATGCCTGTGGACAGGATCCTGGAGGCAGAGCTTGCTGTGGAGCAGAAGAGTGACCAGGGCGTTGAGGGTCCTGGGGGAACCGGGGGTAGTGGCAGCAGC CCAAATGACCCTGTGACTAACATCTGTCAGGCAGCTGACAAACAGCTATTCACGCTTGTTGAGTGGGCGAAGAGGATCCCACACTTTTCCTCCTTGCCTCTGGATGACCAGGTCATATTGCTGCGGGCAG GCTGGAACGAGCTCCTCATTGCTTCCTTCTCCCACCGATCCATTGATGTCCGAGATGGCATCCTCCTTGCCACAGGTCTTCATGTGCACCGCAACTCAGCCCATTCTGCAGGCGTGGGAGCCATCTTTGATCG GTCCCTCTCCAGGGTGCTGACAGAGCTAGTGTCCAAAATGCGTGACATGAGGATGGACAAGACAGAGCTTGGCTGCCTGAGGGCAATCATTCTGTTCAATCCAG ATGCCAAGGGCCTTTCCAACCCTAGTGAGGTGGAGGTTCTGCGGGAGAAAGTGTATGCATCACTGGAGACCTATTGCAAGCAGAAGTACCCTGAGCAGCAGGGACG GTTTGCCAAGCTGCTGCTACGTCTTCCTGCCCTCAGGTCCATCGGCCTTAAGTGTCTAGAGCATCTGTTTTTCTTCAAGCTCATTGGAGACACCCCTATTGACACCTTCCTCATGGAGATGCTTGAGGCTCCCCACCAGCTGGCCTGA
- the RXRB gene encoding retinoic acid receptor RXR-beta isoform X1, with amino-acid sequence MSWAARPPFLPQRHAAGQCGPVGVRKEMHCGVASRWRRRRPWLDPAAAAAAAAAGEQQTPEPEPGEAGRDGMGDSGRDSRSPDSSSPNPLSQGAPPPSPPGLPLPPSSAPTLGGSGAPPPPPMPPPQLGSPFPVISSSMGSPGLPPPAPPGFSGPVSSPQINSTVSLPGGGSGPPEDVKPPVLGVRGLHCPPPPGGPGAGKRLCAICGDRSSGKHYGVYSCEGCKGFFKRTIRKDLTYSCRDNKDCTVDKRQRNRCQYCRYQKCLATGMKREAVQEERQRGKDKDGDGEGAGGAPEEMPVDRILEAELAVEQKSDQGVEGPGGTGGSGSSPNDPVTNICQAADKQLFTLVEWAKRIPHFSSLPLDDQVILLRAGWNELLIASFSHRSIDVRDGILLATGLHVHRNSAHSAGVGAIFDRSLSRVLTELVSKMRDMRMDKTELGCLRAIILFNPDAKGLSNPSEVEVLREKVYASLETYCKQKYPEQQGRFAKLLLRLPALRSIGLKCLEHLFFFKLIGDTPIDTFLMEMLEAPHQLA; translated from the exons ATGTCTTGGGCCGCTCGCCCGCCCTTCCTCCCCCAGCGGCATGCCGCAGGGCAGTGTGGGCCGGTGGGGGTGCGAAAAGAAATGCATTGTGGGGTCGCCTCCCGGTGGCGGCGGCGACGGCCCTGGCTGGATcccgcagcggcggcggcggcggcagcagccgGAGAACAACAAaccccggagccggagccgggggAGGCTGGACGGGACGGGATGGGCGACAGCGGGCGGG ACTCCCGAAGCCCAGACAGTTCCTCCCCGAATCCCCTTTCCCAgggggctcctcccccttctccccctggGTTACCCCTCCCCCCTTCATCAGCCCCAACCCTTGGAGGCTCcggggccccacccccacccccgatgCCACCCCCCCAACTGGGCTCCCCCTTCCCAGTCATCAGCTCTTCCATGGGGTCCCCTGGTTTGCCCCCTCCAGCTCCCCCAGGATTCTCCGGGCCTGTCAGCAGTCCCCAG ATTAACTCAACAGTGTCGCTCCCTGGGGGTGGGTCTGGCCCCCCTGAAGATGTGAAGCCACCAGTCTTAGGggtccggggcctgcactgtccACCCCCTCCAGGTGGTCCTGGGGCTGGCAAAAGGCTGTGTGCAATCTGCGGGGACCGAAGCTCAG GCAAACACTATGGGGTTTACAGCTGTGAGGGCTGCAAAGGCTTCTTCAAGCGCACCATCCGTAAGGATCTGACCTACTCATGCCGGGACAACAAGGACTGCACCGTGGACAAGCGCCAGCGAAACCGCTGTCAGTACTGCCGCTATCAGAAGTGCCTGGCCACTGGCATGAAGAGGGAGG CAGTTCAGGAGGAGCGTCAGCGGGGGAAGGACAAGGAcggggatggggaaggggctgggggagcCCCGGAGGAGATGCCTGTGGACAGGATCCTGGAGGCAGAGCTTGCTGTGGAGCAGAAGAGTGACCAGGGCGTTGAGGGTCCTGGGGGAACCGGGGGTAGTGGCAGCAGC CCAAATGACCCTGTGACTAACATCTGTCAGGCAGCTGACAAACAGCTATTCACGCTTGTTGAGTGGGCGAAGAGGATCCCACACTTTTCCTCCTTGCCTCTGGATGACCAGGTCATATTGCTGCGGGCAG GCTGGAACGAGCTCCTCATTGCTTCCTTCTCCCACCGATCCATTGATGTCCGAGATGGCATCCTCCTTGCCACAGGTCTTCATGTGCACCGCAACTCAGCCCATTCTGCAGGCGTGGGAGCCATCTTTGATCG GTCCCTCTCCAGGGTGCTGACAGAGCTAGTGTCCAAAATGCGTGACATGAGGATGGACAAGACAGAGCTTGGCTGCCTGAGGGCAATCATTCTGTTCAATCCAG ATGCCAAGGGCCTTTCCAACCCTAGTGAGGTGGAGGTTCTGCGGGAGAAAGTGTATGCATCACTGGAGACCTATTGCAAGCAGAAGTACCCTGAGCAGCAGGGACG GTTTGCCAAGCTGCTGCTACGTCTTCCTGCCCTCAGGTCCATCGGCCTTAAGTGTCTAGAGCATCTGTTTTTCTTCAAGCTCATTGGAGACACCCCTATTGACACCTTCCTCATGGAGATGCTTGAGGCTCCCCACCAGCTGGCCTGA